In Halobacteria archaeon AArc-dxtr1, the sequence CCGACCGTCATCATCAGCACGTCGCGGTTCTTGATGTGTGCGAGTTCGTGGGCGATGACGCCCTCAAGTTCGTCGCGGTCGAGCAGCCGGATGAGTTCCTCACTGACGACGACGACACCGTCGCCTTTGCGGCCGGTCGCGAAGGCGTTGGGGACGCCCATCTGCTGGACCATCAGTTTGGGCTTTTTGATCCCCATGTCGCGGGAGAGCGACTCAGTCATGTGGTGAATATCGGCGTACTGGCCGTCTTCGGGCATCTCTTCGGCCTTTCTGGTCGCGGCCCAGGTTCCGATCTTGTACTGGATGAACGGGAAGGTGATCAGGAGCAGGAGGACGATCGGCCAGGCTCCGGTGCCGAGAAACGCCAGTCCGACGGCCCCGACGAACAGATACAGTGCCGCCAGCATCGAGCCGACGACGAACATCCGAAGCTTCAGTCCGAAGTCTGTCATGGGCAAACCTTGGGAGGCAATCGGGATAAGTTTCGCGGAATATCAGTCCCGAGAGTCTGTCGGCGACGCTCGGATCGGTGGGGTGGACACGACGGGCCGGAGAAAAGTCACAACCGATAAGTTCGTCCGCACTCGTTGTTCGAGCATGTCCCGAACCGCTCGTATCGCCGTCGGCACCACAGCGAGCGGTCCGGTCTCTCGTCTTCTGAAAAAGCCCGTCTGAGAGCGCTCACTGCGGGAGTGGCGATCCCGTCGCGGGCGCGATCCGACGCAACTCACACGGCGATCAGATTCACTGACCAGGCAGCTACCACCCACCCAACGCATGACGAACAATATCGACTTCACGGGCGTCTTTCCGGCGATGTGTACGCCCTTCGACGCGGACGAGCGAATCGACTTCGAAACACTCCAGGCCGACGCACAGCGACTCGAGTCCGCCGGCGTCGACGGGCTCGTTCCCGTCGGCTCGACCGGCGAGTCGGCGACGCTGACCCACGACGAGCACGTCCGGGTCGTCGAGGCGGTCATCGAGGCCGTTGACGACGTTCCGGTCATCGCGGGCACAGGCTCGAACAACACCCGCGAGGCGATCGAGCTCTCAGAGCGCGCTGCCGACGCCGGCGCCGACGGACTCCTGCTCATCTCGCCGTACTACAACAAGCCCGAACAGCGCGGCCTCGTCGAACACTACCAAACGGTCGCCGATGCGGTCGACGTTCCCCAGATCGTCTACAACGTCCCCTCGCGGACGGGTCGAACGCTCGAGCCCGACACGGTCGTCGAGCTGGCCAACCACTCCAACATCGCGGGCTACAAGGCCGCCGAGGGCGATCTCGGCGCGATCGGCGAGATCGTCGAGCGTACGCAGGAGGCCGAGTTCGAAGTGCTCTCGGGCGACGATCCGCTCACGCTCCCGATCCTCTCGATCGGCGGCACAGGGGCGATCAGCGTCGCCGCCAACGTCGAGCCCGAGCGGACCGTCGCGATGGTCGGGGCAGCTCTGGAGGGCGACTACGACCGTGCGAGAGCGCTCCACCACGAGCTCGGCCCGCTATTCCGGGCGCTGTTCGTCGAGACGAACCCGATTCCCGTCACCGAGGCGATGGCGATCCGCGGTCACGGACCAGCCCGGCTTCGCCCGCCACTGACCCGCCTCGCAGAGGAGTACCGCGAGGAGCTCGAAGCCGTCCTCGCCGACCTCGAGACTGAGCAGACGACGGTCGCCGACGCGGAGGAGGACCGATGACGGTCGGCATCGGCGTCACCGGCGCGACGGGTCGGATGGGACGTGAGGTGATCGCCGCGGTCGAGGATCACCCCGACTGCGAAATCGCGCTGGCGGTCAATCGCGACCCCGACGGCGAGACGGTCGACGGAGTGGAGATCGAGCCGGCGGCGGAACTCGCCGATCATCTCGATCGGGGCGAGGTGGACGTCGTGATCGACTTCACTGGTCCCGAGTCGGCGCTCGCGTACGCCGAGGCCTGTTCGGACGCCGGCGTCGCGTTCGTCACCGGGACGACCGGCTTCACGGATGCCCAGTTCCAGGAGCTGCGGGCGACGGGAAAAGCGATCCCCGTCTTGCACGCGCCGAACTTCTCTCGAGGCGTCCAGGCGCTCGTCAACGTCGTCGGACGGGCGGTGTCGGACCTGCCGGGCTACGACGTCGAGGTCGTCGAGGCCCACCACAACGGGAAGCGCGACGCGCCCAGCGGAACCGCAAACAGGCTCGTCGAGGAGATCGAAACTAACGGCGACTTCTCCGGGCGCACCCACGGCCGCGAGGGCGAACAGCCTCGGGAAGCCGGCGAGATCGGAATCCACGCGCTTCGGGCGGGAGACGTCTCCGGCGAGCACGAGGTCATCCTCGCGGGCAACCACGAGGTGCTTCGGCTGGGCCACCGCGCCGAGGACCGCAGCGTCTTCGCCGTCGGGGCGGTCGACGCCGCCGTCTGGATCGCCGACCGGGACGCGGGCTGGTACGACTTTTCGGACGCGATCGCCGAATAGGGGGACGAAACCCCGGAAACGCGAGCCGAATGAGTGGAATTTTAGCCCTGCACGCGCCAGTTCCGGGTAGCCATGAGTGCACTCGAATCGGATATCGTCGAGTTGTGGGAACGCAAGGAAGCTGGTGAAATTGACGCGGTCTCGGCGGGCGAGGACGCCCTCGCGACCGTAGACGAGTTCCTCGCGGCGCTCGAAGCCGGCGACGTTCGCGCGGCCGAACCGGTGGACGGAACCTGGGAGGCAAACGAGTGGGTCAAGCAGGGCATCCTGCTGAACTTCGGGCTGCGGGAGACCGTCCCGCGCGAGTACGGCGGCGTCACCTACCACGACGTGCTGCCCCTCGCCGACACCAGCGGGTACGGCGACCGCGGGAGCCGGAACACGCCCGACGGGACGGTCGTCCGACAGGGCGCCCACATCGGCTCGGACTGCATCCTGATGAGCCCGGCGTTCGTCAACATCGGCGCCCACGTCGGCGACGGGACCCTCGTCGACTCCTGTGACACCGTCGGCTCGTGCGCCCAGATCGGCGAGAACGTCAAACTCGGTGCGAACACCCTGATCGGCGGCGTCTTGGAACCGGTCGAGGACGCGCCCGTGATCGTCGAGGACAACGTCTCGCTGGGTGCGGGCTGTCGCGTCACCTCCGGCTTCGTCGTCGGCGAGAACTCGGTCGTCGGCGAGAACACCCTGTTGACGCCTCGAATTCCGGTCTACGACCTGGTCGAAGAGGAGGTCGTCTACGGCGAGCTGCCCGCAAACCGGCGCGCGTTCACCCGGTTCGTCGAGTCCTCGGTCGGCGATCACGACCTCTTCGAGGGCGGCGCCTACAAGCCCGCCGTCGTCGCGACGGATCTCGAGGACCGCACCCTCGAGGCGACCGAGCGCGAAGACGCGCTTCGCGAGTAGGATCGGACGTCTCGTTTTCGAACTCGGCTACAGGTAGTGAACAGCGGTCGGTCTCGACAGCGTCGCTGCACCATGCACTCGATACCTGCTACGAGACGCCAGTGGATCCACCGCAGCGCCAGCCCGGCCGCTCGGTCAGGTTCGAGTGTACCCGAACTCGTGTCTCGGCTCGCTGAGCGGAATATCTTTGCAATCTACACACAATTCGTCCTACGTCACAGACCATCAATCACGAATTTCAAATAGAAATTCTGCATTCCAAAACATATTTTCCCATTCAGGGCAGCTATCGGTTACAGATGATCTTTGAGTACAACGCAGCGGGACGAACGATGCCGAGCACGCCGATGGTCGGCGTGAGTAGCGATGACCGACGAATGCAGACGCCGATGGTCGGTGCGAACACCGGCGCTCAGCTACCGCAGACGCCGATGGTCGGAAGCGGACAAACCACGACCGCACCCCGGCCGCCGATGCGTTCAACTGCCCCTGACCGATCCGACTGAACGACGAACAACGGTCGGGTCGGATCGCATCCCACTTTCGCCGTCTCAAACCCAAACGCTTGAATTCGCGGGGTCGCTTGAGATAGTCAATGACCGACCTCGTGGACTCGCCGGCAGTCCGCCGGCTTGCAGACTGGGACGGGGAGCGGCTCGAATCGCTCGCCGCAGAGTACGACACGCCGCTGTACGTGACAGACGTAGACCGGGTGAAAGAGAACTACGCCCGATTTTCCGCTGCGTTCCCCGACGCGCACGTGATGTACGCAGCGAAGGCCCACACCGGAAAGGCGGTTCTCAACGCCGTCCTCGAGGCCGGCGGCGACATCGAGTGTGCCGCCTGGGGTGAGCTCCAGCGCTCGATCGACGCGGGCGCGGATCCGAACACGCTCCAGTACACCGCGGTCAATCCGCCGGCGCACGACCTGGACTACGCCGTCGATCTCGCAGACGGCGCGCCTGGACTGACGATCACGATCGGTGCGACCGATACGCTCGACCGCCTCGCCGAGCGCGGCTACGACGGCCGAATCGCGATCCGGATCAACCCCGGGATTGGAACGGGCCACCACGAGAAGGTCGCGACCGGCGCCGACGCGAAGTTCGGCATCCCCTACGAGCAGGTTCCCGAGGTCGCAGACCGCGTGCGAGAGGAGTTCGAACTCGTCGGGCTCCACGCCCACGCCGGCAGTGGCGTGCTGACCGCCGATCTCGAGGACCACTGCCGAGCAATCGAACGCGTCGGCGAGATGGCCCGCCGTGT encodes:
- a CDS encoding 2,3,4,5-tetrahydropyridine-2,6-dicarboxylate N-succinyltransferase, which codes for MSALESDIVELWERKEAGEIDAVSAGEDALATVDEFLAALEAGDVRAAEPVDGTWEANEWVKQGILLNFGLRETVPREYGGVTYHDVLPLADTSGYGDRGSRNTPDGTVVRQGAHIGSDCILMSPAFVNIGAHVGDGTLVDSCDTVGSCAQIGENVKLGANTLIGGVLEPVEDAPVIVEDNVSLGAGCRVTSGFVVGENSVVGENTLLTPRIPVYDLVEEEVVYGELPANRRAFTRFVESSVGDHDLFEGGAYKPAVVATDLEDRTLEATEREDALRE
- a CDS encoding M48 family metalloprotease, with translation MTDFGLKLRMFVVGSMLAALYLFVGAVGLAFLGTGAWPIVLLLLITFPFIQYKIGTWAATRKAEEMPEDGQYADIHHMTESLSRDMGIKKPKLMVQQMGVPNAFATGRKGDGVVVVSEELIRLLDRDELEGVIAHELAHIKNRDVLMMTVGSSIGMMVGYAVYFVYVFAGEDNPGGFIVGWILSIFAQMLVTVLVMAISRYREYVADDDARQYIGSGEPLARALEKISKGAENRESTVDEGQAALCIFNSERGLMATLFATHPPTEKRIEKLRY
- the dapB gene encoding 4-hydroxy-tetrahydrodipicolinate reductase, with the protein product MTVGIGVTGATGRMGREVIAAVEDHPDCEIALAVNRDPDGETVDGVEIEPAAELADHLDRGEVDVVIDFTGPESALAYAEACSDAGVAFVTGTTGFTDAQFQELRATGKAIPVLHAPNFSRGVQALVNVVGRAVSDLPGYDVEVVEAHHNGKRDAPSGTANRLVEEIETNGDFSGRTHGREGEQPREAGEIGIHALRAGDVSGEHEVILAGNHEVLRLGHRAEDRSVFAVGAVDAAVWIADRDAGWYDFSDAIAE
- the lysA gene encoding diaminopimelate decarboxylase — protein: MTDLVDSPAVRRLADWDGERLESLAAEYDTPLYVTDVDRVKENYARFSAAFPDAHVMYAAKAHTGKAVLNAVLEAGGDIECAAWGELQRSIDAGADPNTLQYTAVNPPAHDLDYAVDLADGAPGLTITIGATDTLDRLAERGYDGRIAIRINPGIGTGHHEKVATGADAKFGIPYEQVPEVADRVREEFELVGLHAHAGSGVLTADLEDHCRAIERVGEMARRVDDADLEFVDVGGGYGVPYREEEPPLDLEKTAEMVRDAVGDLDAQLKLEPGRYIVADAGLILTEVNTIKETPDTTVVGVDASLSTLIRPAMFGSYHPMLNVTAPDREPHEVTVGGPVCTSADVFAHDRPIARPERGDVLAIGNAGSYGYELANQFHSQPKPAEVALEGGEARIARRRETLDDVTRLEQ
- the dapA gene encoding 4-hydroxy-tetrahydrodipicolinate synthase yields the protein MTNNIDFTGVFPAMCTPFDADERIDFETLQADAQRLESAGVDGLVPVGSTGESATLTHDEHVRVVEAVIEAVDDVPVIAGTGSNNTREAIELSERAADAGADGLLLISPYYNKPEQRGLVEHYQTVADAVDVPQIVYNVPSRTGRTLEPDTVVELANHSNIAGYKAAEGDLGAIGEIVERTQEAEFEVLSGDDPLTLPILSIGGTGAISVAANVEPERTVAMVGAALEGDYDRARALHHELGPLFRALFVETNPIPVTEAMAIRGHGPARLRPPLTRLAEEYREELEAVLADLETEQTTVADAEEDR